In one Thunnus maccoyii chromosome 12, fThuMac1.1, whole genome shotgun sequence genomic region, the following are encoded:
- the LOC121909127 gene encoding E3 SUMO-protein ligase ZBED1-like: protein MHSYSTTQKQASVVTHQSSGKSNRRSTKIWPSVVEKNMLHAASTLDPRFKALPFLSQDEQQDIRSKVIAEAAALEQEEPEDHAEEPDGPGKGLDDDEAEGPASKRRTSSSSLVNLLGKTFAEVRIVFPKSAHTTAEEEMKQYLEVPPLSLSEDPLSWWRSHEIVFPLMAKLAKRYLCIPGTSIAAERVFSSAGDIVTAQWSMLTPEHVEQLLFLQKNLDISDSGGLVAAVTINQAEK, encoded by the exons ATGCACAGCTACTCCACGACACAGAAGCAGGCTTCTGTGGTGACACACCAATCGTCCGGGAAATCAAACAGGCGATCCACGAAGATCTGGCCAAGTGTTGTGGAAAAGAATATGCTCCACGCTGCTTCTACCCTGGATCCCAGATTTAAAGCACTGCCTTTCCTCTCCCAAGATGAACAACAGGACATACGCTCCAAGGTGATTGCTGAGGCTGCAGCACTTGAG CAGGAGGAGCCTGAGGACCATGCTGAAGAGCCAGATGGTCCAGGCAAAGGCCTagatgatgatgaagcagaAGGCCCTGCCTCCAAAAGAAGAACATCATCTTCTTCACTGGTGAATCTATTGGGCAAGACGTTTGCTGAAGTCAGAATTGTTTTCCCTAAATCTGCCCACACCACAGCtgaggaggagatgaaacaaTATCTGGAGGTCCCCCCACTATCACTGTCAGAAGATCCCCTCAGCTGGTGGAGGTCCCACGAGATTGTCTTTCCCCTAATGGCCAAATTGGCTAAGCGCTATCTATGCATCCCTGGTACTAGCATTGCGGCAGAGAGGGTATTCTCATCTGCTGGGGACATAGTAACTGCACAGTGGAGCATGCTCACTCCAGAACATGTAGAGCAGCTTCTGTTTCTACAGAAGAACCTAGACATTTCAGACAGTGGTGGACTTGTGGCTGCAGTAACAATCAATCAGGCAGAGAAATGA